A stretch of the Nicotiana tabacum cultivar K326 chromosome 6, ASM71507v2, whole genome shotgun sequence genome encodes the following:
- the LOC142181896 gene encoding uncharacterized protein LOC142181896, with protein MASLHSAINLSVELLTEKENVTKVKIPISIKWSKPPSGHIKLNIDGSFKQALSLCGFGGVFRDNKAQWIVGFHGNLPGITRLQAELMSLKTGLQIAKRQGFTKLDVETVSGGSLG; from the exons ATGGCTAGCCTCCACAGTGCTATTAATCTATCAGTAGAACTTCTAACAGAAAAGGAAAATGTTACAAAGGTAAAAATTCCAATAAGCATTAAGTGGAGTAAACCTCCTAGCGGCCATATTAAGCTCAATATTGATGGTTCATTCAAACAAGCCCTATCTCTTTGTGGATTTGGCGGAGTTTTCAGAGATAATAAAGCCCAATGGATAGTTGGCTTTCATGGGAACCTTCCAGGAATAACACGTCTTCAAGCAGAATTAATGTCCTTGAAAACTGGCCTCCAGATTGCCAAAAGACAAGGGTTCACAAAATTAGATGTGGAAACA GTATCGGGCGGTTCTTTGGGATGA